A genomic stretch from Sphingobacterium sp. ML3W includes:
- a CDS encoding D-glycerate dehydrogenase yields MKIFITKRIPQKGIDLLTTTGHEVAIHDSATPLSPTELIRAGQQVDYVLNGGMQKFDEEFFQNCPNLKALSLMSVGYDNVDILAATKYGIPVSNTPGVLSGATADVAFLLMLAVSRKAFFNHKQILQGQWKGFDPTAHLGIELNNKTLGIYGLGRIGLEFARKARAAYNMEIIYYNRGRNLEAERILGARYVNFDDLLTQSDVLSIHAALTAETSNRFNRDTFKRMKNSAILVNTARGGLVQEEDLANALRTGELWGAGLDVTNPEPMAADNPLLNLENVCILPHIGSATVETRDNMALMAASNLLAAIKGEKMPQTINPEVYS; encoded by the coding sequence ATGAAGATATTTATCACAAAACGAATCCCTCAAAAAGGTATCGATCTATTAACGACAACTGGACATGAGGTAGCAATACATGATTCCGCTACCCCGCTTTCCCCTACCGAACTTATCCGGGCAGGACAACAGGTCGATTATGTACTAAATGGTGGTATGCAAAAGTTTGACGAAGAATTTTTCCAAAACTGTCCCAATCTTAAAGCGTTATCCCTTATGAGTGTCGGTTACGATAACGTTGACATCCTTGCAGCAACGAAATATGGGATCCCTGTGAGCAATACACCAGGTGTGCTTTCTGGCGCTACAGCTGATGTTGCTTTCCTATTGATGCTGGCCGTTTCCAGGAAAGCTTTCTTCAATCACAAACAGATTTTGCAAGGCCAATGGAAAGGTTTCGACCCCACAGCACATCTGGGTATCGAACTCAATAATAAAACATTGGGTATCTATGGGCTTGGACGGATCGGTCTTGAATTTGCCCGTAAAGCAAGGGCTGCTTATAATATGGAAATCATTTATTATAACCGTGGGCGGAACTTGGAAGCTGAACGGATCTTGGGGGCGAGATATGTCAACTTTGATGATCTGTTAACCCAAAGTGACGTGCTTTCCATTCACGCTGCACTCACAGCGGAGACATCCAATAGATTTAATCGGGATACATTTAAGCGCATGAAAAACTCCGCGATTCTGGTCAATACGGCACGTGGCGGATTAGTGCAGGAAGAAGACCTCGCCAATGCTTTACGCACAGGTGAATTATGGGGAGCGGGACTCGATGTCACAAACCCTGAACCCATGGCAGCAGACAACCCACTACTGAATCTTGAAAACGTATGTATTCTACCGCATATCGGATCTGCAACTGTGGAAACCAGAGACAATATGGCCCTAATGGCGGCAAGCAATTTATTGGCAGCGATCAAAGGTGAAAAGATGCCACAAACTATAAATCCAGAAGTATATTCATGA
- a CDS encoding mechanosensitive ion channel family protein, whose product MESNLNSLGTRFGRLTDIVIDSIPGIIGGIILLIIGKYVIDLVNRLLHKRFEKRNVDPSIRAFISSIVRIVMWVMLMLTVASQIGIQTTSFIAALSAFGLAVGMALQGSLSNFAGGVLILMFRPFEVGDYISSANGTAGTVERIDILYSTLIGDDGVRIFSPNGPLANSVIKNYTKIVQRMFEYTVSISYDKNIKDAKDIILRVLRSNETVLTTPEPTVFVKELGTSAIVLTVRAWTKREHYWPARNSMQEKIMLELERNDMSVAPNPTQISIISNGNDQGKQVKTDI is encoded by the coding sequence ATGGAAAGTAATTTAAATAGTCTAGGGACTAGATTTGGACGATTGACCGATATCGTCATTGATTCAATACCAGGTATTATAGGTGGTATTATTTTATTGATTATTGGCAAATATGTTATCGATCTGGTCAACCGATTATTGCACAAGCGTTTTGAGAAGAGAAATGTTGATCCTTCAATACGTGCATTTATCTCCAGTATCGTAAGGATTGTGATGTGGGTGATGTTGATGTTGACCGTTGCCAGTCAGATTGGCATACAGACGACCTCCTTTATAGCGGCATTGTCTGCCTTTGGTTTGGCTGTCGGTATGGCACTTCAGGGAAGCCTAAGCAACTTTGCCGGTGGGGTGTTGATCCTGATGTTTAGACCTTTCGAAGTAGGAGACTACATCTCAAGTGCGAATGGTACAGCCGGAACTGTCGAGCGGATTGATATTTTATATTCAACATTGATTGGTGACGATGGCGTGCGAATCTTTAGTCCGAATGGTCCATTAGCTAATTCGGTGATCAAGAATTATACAAAAATCGTTCAACGGATGTTTGAATATACTGTAAGCATATCGTACGATAAGAACATAAAGGACGCAAAGGATATTATCCTTCGGGTGCTTCGCTCGAATGAGACCGTTTTGACTACACCCGAACCGACAGTATTTGTGAAAGAACTGGGAACGAGCGCTATTGTGTTGACCGTAAGAGCATGGACAAAGCGCGAGCATTATTGGCCGGCAAGGAATTCAATGCAGGAAAAAATTATGCTTGAACTGGAACGAAATGATATGAGTGTAGCTCCGAATCCAACACAGATCAGCATTATTTCTAATGGGAACGATCAGGGAAAACAAGTCAAAACAGATATTTAA
- a CDS encoding helix-turn-helix transcriptional regulator codes for MNRKNTIPIIDSCSLDLNNKTTIHIDDLSEYVIKHANMVFPHKHNFFHFVLFTKGSGDHIIDFNHYKIKPFQIYFMAPGQVHTWNFVGDEGGYVVNFSVDYFQSFLLRTDYLERFSFLQGKIEHLIFELEGPCRAQATNILDEILSAKSSGLSEDYIRTLLLQFLLYVSICSEKEQKDGSNPYNHKIFNSFQQLVEQQFKSTKLPSVYADQLFITPNHLNAICKSYIGQSAGEIIRNRIVLEAKRLLINRNLNITEIANELQFKDNSYFTKFFKKSTDLTPEEFRKQL; via the coding sequence ATGAATAGAAAAAACACCATTCCTATTATAGATAGTTGCAGTCTCGATCTCAACAATAAAACAACTATCCATATTGATGACTTAAGTGAATACGTCATCAAACATGCGAATATGGTGTTTCCTCACAAGCACAATTTTTTTCATTTTGTATTATTTACGAAAGGTTCAGGTGATCACATCATCGATTTCAATCATTATAAAATTAAACCCTTTCAAATCTACTTCATGGCTCCGGGTCAAGTGCATACCTGGAATTTTGTCGGCGATGAAGGAGGCTATGTCGTCAATTTTTCGGTCGACTATTTCCAATCGTTTTTATTACGTACAGATTATCTGGAGCGTTTCAGTTTCCTACAGGGCAAAATTGAGCATTTAATTTTTGAACTGGAAGGACCTTGTCGTGCTCAGGCAACGAATATTCTGGATGAAATCTTATCGGCGAAGTCTAGCGGCCTATCCGAAGATTATATCCGTACACTGCTACTCCAATTTCTATTATATGTCTCCATTTGTTCAGAAAAGGAACAAAAAGACGGAAGCAACCCCTATAATCATAAAATATTCAATAGCTTTCAGCAATTGGTTGAACAACAGTTTAAATCTACCAAATTACCGAGTGTATATGCGGATCAACTATTTATCACCCCAAATCACCTGAATGCGATCTGTAAATCCTATATCGGTCAGTCCGCTGGAGAGATCATCCGCAACCGGATTGTCCTGGAAGCAAAGCGACTGTTAATTAATCGAAATTTAAATATCACTGAAATTGCAAATGAATTGCAGTTTAAGGACAACTCTTATTTCACCAAATTTTTTAAAAAATCCACTGATCTCACACCCGAGGAGTTCAGAAAACAACTATAA
- a CDS encoding DUF983 domain-containing protein, whose product MEEVKYELSEFKAAWQAKCPRCRVGHVYKGPAYGLKVQKMNSHCEYCGLRYEREPGYFYGAMYVTYAFAIAEMVTACMATYILTGNDSSFILYATVAILSVVLMSPFNYRYSRVILMYWLTPGLRYDPNVKKKEVDVKASA is encoded by the coding sequence ATGGAAGAAGTTAAATACGAACTATCGGAATTCAAAGCCGCATGGCAAGCAAAATGTCCAAGATGTAGAGTCGGTCATGTCTACAAAGGCCCTGCCTATGGCCTAAAGGTACAAAAGATGAACAGTCATTGTGAATACTGTGGTCTCCGTTATGAGCGTGAGCCGGGTTATTTCTATGGTGCGATGTATGTCACCTATGCATTTGCTATCGCAGAGATGGTGACGGCCTGTATGGCAACTTACATCCTTACCGGCAATGATTCGTCCTTCATTCTTTATGCGACTGTTGCTATATTAAGTGTTGTATTAATGTCTCCTTTCAATTACCGATATTCACGTGTCATTTTGATGTATTGGCTGACGCCGGGATTGCGCTATGATCCCAATGTCAAAAAGAAGGAAGTTGATGTGAAAGCTTCTGCATAA
- a CDS encoding cysteine desulfurase family protein, giving the protein MKDILYLDNNATTRILDEVWQEMIPYFIQNYANASSVYHQMGRAANAAIQQSRAQVAEALHCTPKEIFFNSGATESINTVLQGVFDKYRSQGNHIITATTEHKAVLSCCEQLSKQGAQITYLPVDSQGHIVLDDLKNAITAKTILICLMAANNETGVLTEIEQVASICNKEDILFFCDATQAIGKVAIDLQQLPIDLLCLSAHKIHGPKGIGALYIRRKSKPIQLTSLILGGGQENGFRGGTYNVPAIVGFGKAISMLNPQAYTIVRAYRDLLEAELADIPEIIIHGQNTLRLPTTSYISFKHVLASEIMTACPTLALSSGSACVTGSREPSHVLLAMGISKEDALSAIRFSLSILTTDEEILQCAQLIKEAVQKIRDQSPIWQLYKAGLIS; this is encoded by the coding sequence ATGAAGGATATCCTATATTTGGACAACAATGCAACCACCCGAATTTTGGATGAAGTATGGCAGGAGATGATCCCATATTTCATCCAAAATTATGCAAATGCGTCCAGTGTTTATCACCAGATGGGTAGAGCCGCAAATGCAGCGATTCAACAGAGCAGAGCGCAAGTCGCCGAGGCTTTACATTGTACGCCAAAGGAAATTTTTTTCAATTCCGGAGCTACCGAAAGCATCAATACCGTACTGCAGGGTGTATTTGATAAATACCGGTCTCAAGGAAATCATATCATTACAGCCACTACAGAGCATAAAGCAGTATTAAGCTGCTGTGAACAACTGAGCAAACAAGGGGCTCAAATCACCTATCTTCCCGTTGACAGTCAGGGGCACATAGTCTTGGATGATCTTAAAAATGCCATTACCGCCAAAACCATATTAATCTGTCTGATGGCTGCGAATAATGAGACTGGTGTACTGACTGAGATCGAACAGGTGGCCTCCATCTGCAATAAAGAAGATATTCTATTTTTTTGCGACGCCACACAAGCAATCGGAAAAGTTGCGATCGACCTCCAGCAGCTTCCTATTGATCTTTTATGTCTGAGTGCACATAAAATTCATGGCCCAAAAGGAATTGGTGCACTTTATATCCGACGCAAATCAAAGCCCATTCAGCTTACTTCATTAATTTTAGGTGGTGGTCAGGAGAATGGTTTTCGGGGGGGCACCTACAATGTTCCGGCCATCGTCGGCTTTGGAAAGGCGATCTCTATGCTAAACCCACAAGCCTATACAATCGTTCGGGCATATCGGGATCTATTGGAAGCCGAACTGGCTGATATTCCTGAAATTATTATACATGGGCAAAATACCCTCCGCCTACCGACGACAAGCTATATCAGTTTCAAGCATGTACTCGCAAGCGAGATTATGACCGCCTGTCCTACTTTGGCCCTATCCTCCGGCTCCGCCTGTGTTACCGGATCAAGGGAACCCTCACATGTACTGCTCGCCATGGGTATATCCAAAGAAGATGCACTTTCTGCAATCAGATTTAGTCTAAGTATATTGACCACAGATGAAGAAATCCTACAATGCGCACAATTAATCAAAGAGGCTGTACAAAAAATAAGAGATCAATCGCCCATATGGCAACTTTATAAGGCTGGATTGATCAGTTAA
- a CDS encoding iron-sulfur cluster assembly accessory protein, with product MITVTDKAKTRIEAIMKDEQYDDNYFVRVAVESGGCSGLSYKLNFDNEEKKGDQFFEDKGVKICLDIKSFLYLAGTELDYSDGLDGKGFEFHNPNASRTCACGESFSV from the coding sequence ATGATTACAGTTACTGATAAAGCAAAAACTCGTATCGAGGCAATCATGAAGGATGAGCAATATGACGACAATTACTTTGTGCGTGTTGCTGTAGAAAGTGGTGGTTGCTCAGGCTTAAGCTATAAACTGAATTTCGATAATGAGGAAAAAAAGGGAGACCAGTTTTTCGAAGATAAAGGAGTTAAAATCTGTTTGGATATCAAATCATTCCTCTATTTAGCGGGAACGGAACTTGATTACTCCGATGGGTTGGACGGAAAAGGATTTGAATTCCATAATCCAAATGCAAGCCGTACATGTGCCTGTGGCGAGAGTTTCTCGGTATAA